A genomic stretch from Erigeron canadensis isolate Cc75 chromosome 9, C_canadensis_v1, whole genome shotgun sequence includes:
- the LOC122583417 gene encoding probable disease resistance protein At4g27220: MVEVVIGCAGNLIARIGEKLISETQRHLGYVLSHKKYINGLKQQLDMLKIKWEGITLDVEEAKRNGDIVAPEVEQWYDDVEIIWEDSTRFLEKEVQKTKSTLNGWFPNIKGRYILSKKAKSKTVKLASLNAVAFRRIAHPAPPLAVGDRSIGEFRNFESRMPTINLLMKLLKDDTRQIISICGMGGSGKTTMVKEVARRVKGEKLFDEIIMAVVSKEPDLMRVQEELAKWLGLKFKAATLDGRADELWKRLLQSKKGNLVILDDVWKRIDLERIGIPFGKGFNCKVVLTSRSIDACKMMGCGNDDILGLDVLTPSETWTLLGEMVGESLKDPDLLDTASEIAKKCGGLPIAIVCLGRSLKDKKKEVWNDTLQKLQKNIVPENIEGVREDVYKSLQASYDLLEDEEAQKIFLLCCMYPEYANVPLEALVRSGTGLDFFRGVDILSQVRDRVHSLTDKLKSRFLLLSGDRKSTVKIHSVVRAVGISVASTSKLNARGFKAMVIHEDRWPRGTAFSDCNAVSVVSNEISELPTRRSSFLNLYFLQLSCPKLSLEKLNTMFDRMQSVKVVELWNMSISPLASLFVSLPRDIFVLCMDCTMETIGDIRPEEFTNLEILSLGNCDIRELPRQIGKFANLRLLDLSRCHSLERISPGVISSLCLLEELDTGSKWWGEEEEGDASLAELESLTYLIYLGIRIKSSSCLPKYSLFGRLQRYVISVGIDLKKSRSFNNKMLLLKLENTDSHLGGGIDKLLQRNTEKVFLSGDGIKTALNDLVPSGFQQVKYLTVECCNNEGTEYLYDYRYASNGNAVFSNLEKLHMEKMWHLKGILSHNIKNVASNGLPVKSFSRLRKIHLSVLPEMTHLFSQSVATNLVHLESLHIEYCTSMQEVILNPRPSALSSTTENKIVFPKLLELIINDVVSLICFSQGINLQLEFPQLRVLKLEYIQNFLTFCPEEIFHNGTKLQPLIDHKVEFSSLAELTITNVGNIKEVWCGHLPNLVHLQGLYIQFCHMMEEVIFIQRPSVTTKEEKIVFLKLKEVILFGLNRLTYFCRGIDHVEFPQLRILRLRWLTHFRTFCREENAGRHPSYVFNDKVSFPSLETLEVSELDSVEELWSSQLPTSQFGKLKYLRVEKCHKLVNIFPSDLETLFPNLEKLEVEKCDSLEQVWGSKGIQIRNLKSIIVYDCPSLMNLCSLYTFKGLSNLQIIDISNCKLMVNVVADENKDGITIEPLSVNKLEQLNLAFLPNLNCFSETKCDIELTELTHVIVKSCPEMITFSESSVITPKLQFAVVEGVKMTGDLNSTIRAAHAF, translated from the exons TTCCGAGACTCAACGTCACCTGGGATATGTGTTGTCgcataaaaaatacatcaatgGCCTAAAGCAACAATTAGATATGTTAAAGATCAAATGGGAAGGAATAACACTAGATGTTGAAGAAGCCAAAAGAAACGGTGATATTGTTGCACCTGAAGTTGAGCAATGGTATGACGACGTGGAGATTATATGGGAAGACTCTACAAGATTTCTTGAAAAAGAAGTTCAAAAAACTAAGAGCACTCTAAATGGTTGGTTTCCAAATATCAAAGGACGTTACATATTAAGCAAGAAGGCGAAGAGTAAGACTGTGAAGCTTGCCTCGTTAAATGCTGTAGCATTTCGTAGGATAGCCCACCCTGCACCTCCACTAGCAGTAGGAGACAGATCCATTGGAGAGTTTAGAAACTTCGAATCTAGAATGCCAACGATAAATCTGCTGATGAAGTTGTTAAAAGATGACACTAGACAAATTATCAGCATATGTGGTATGGGAGGATCTGGAAAGACGACAATGGTGAAGGAAGTTGCCAGGCGTGTAAAAGGGGAGAAATTGTTTGATGAGATCATAATGGCGGTGGTGTCCAAAGAACCTGATTTGATGAGAGTTCAAGAAGAACTGGCAAAATGGTTGGGATTAAAATTTAAGGCAGCAACTTTAGATGGAAGGGCGGATGAACTATGGAAACGCCTACTCCAAAGCAAGAAAGGGAATCTTGTCATACTCGATGATGTGTGGAAACGTATTGATTTAGAGCGTATTGGGATTCCTTTTGGAAAAGGGTTCAATTGCAAAGTAGTATTGACTTCACGCAGCATAGATGCATGCAAAATGATGGGATGTGGTAATGATGATATTCTAGGACTTGACGTATTAACACCATCAGAAACATGGACTCTTTTGGGAGAGATGGTTGGTGAGTCGTTAAAGGATCCCGATCTGCTTGATACTGCCTCTGAGATTGCAAAGAAGTGTGGCGGCTTACCAATTGCAATAGTATGCCTTGGGAGGTCATTGAAGGacaaaaagaaagaagtttGGAACGATACACTTCAAAAACTGCAGAAGAATATTGTACCGGAAAATATTGAAGGTGTCAGGGAAGACGTGTATAAGTCTCTGCAAGCAAGTTACGATCTTCTGGAGGATGAGGAAGCCCAGAAAATCTTTCTTTTATGTTGCATGTATCCAGAATATGCAAATGTCCCGCTAGAAGCATTGGTACGATCTGGGACTGGCTTGGATTTCTTTAGAGGCGTCGACATTTTATCACAAGTAAGAGATAGGGTACATTCACTTACTGATAAACTTAAAAGCCGTTTCCTATTGTTAAGTGGTGACCGTAAGTCTACAGTAAAAATACACAGTGTTGTACGAGCTGTAGGAATATCAGTGGCATCTACATCTAAGCTAAATGCAAGAGGATTTAAGGCAATGGTTATACATGAGGATAGATGGCCAAGGGGTACGGCGTTTTCAGATTGCAACGCTGTTTCAGTTGTATCAAATGAGATATCCGAGCTTCCTACGCGTAGATCAAGTtttctaaacctttattttctGCAACTTTCATGCCCTAAACTCTCTTTAGAGAAATTAAATACTATGTTTGACAGGATGCAGAGTGTAAAAGTTGTTGAATTGTGGAATATGTCTATATCACCATTGGCATCACTCTTCGTATCCTTGCCACGAGAcatttttgttttgtgtatgGACTGCACAATGGAAACTATTGGTGATATTAGGCCTGAGGAGTTTACGAATCTTGAAATACTAAGCTTAGGAAATTGTGACATTAGAGAGTTGCCTAGGCAGATAGGAAAATTTGCTAATTTGAGGCTGCTAGACTTGAGTCGATGTCACTCGCTTGAAAGGATCTCCCCGGGTGTCATCTCAAGTTTGTGCCTACTAGAAGAATTAGACACCGGATCAAAGTGGTGGGGAGAAGAGGAAGAAGGGGATGCAAGCCTTGCAGAATTAGAGTCCTTGACGTATTTGATCTATTTAGGGATCCGCATTAAATCATCAAGTTGTCTTCCTAAATACTCTCTCTTTGGAAGACTCCAAAGATATGTAATATCTGTAGGAATTGATCTCAAAAAATCTCGCTCTTTTAATAACAAAATGCTTTTACTGAAGCTCGAGAATACAGATTCACATTTAGGTGGTGGCATCGACAAGTTGTTGCAGAGGAACACTGAGAAGGTGTTCCTGAGTGGAGATGGTATCAAAACCGCTCTGAACGATCTAGTTCCAAGTGGTTTTCAGCAAGTGAAGTATTTAACTGTTGAATGCTGTAACAATGAAGGGACAGAGTATCTTTATGATTACAGGTACGCATCAAACGGCAATGCTGTTTTCAGTAATCTAGAAAAACTACATATGGAAAAAATGTGGCATTTAAAGGGAATCTTAAGTCACAATATAAAAAATGTGGCATCAAACGGTCTTCCTGTTAAATCATTCTCAAGGTTGCGCAAGATCCATCTGTCAGTTTTACCCGAAATGACCCATTTGTTCAGTCAGTCAGTAGCAACAAATTTGGTGCACCTCGAAAGCCTTCATATAGAATATTGTACAAGTATGCAAGAAGTCATTCTAAATCCAAGGCCTTCAGCATTATCAAGTACCACTGAAAATAAGATCGTTTTCCCAAAGTTGCTCGAGTTAATCATCAACGATGTTGTAAGCCTCATATGTTTCTCCCAGGGGATCAACCTGCAACTTGAGTTTCCTCAACTAAGAGTATTAAAGCttgaatatatacaaaatttccTTACCTTTTGTCCTGAGGAGATCTTTCATAACGGCACCAAGTTACAACCTCTAATTGACCACAAG GTTGAATTTTCAAGCTTGGCTGAATTGACAATCACTAACGTTGGCAATATTAAAGAAGTGTGGTGTGGTCACCTACCGAATCTAGTACATCTACAAGGACTTTATATTCAATTCTGTCATATGATGGAAGAAGTGATTTTCATTCAACGACCCTCAGTAACTACGAAAGAAGAAAAGATAGTGTTCCTCAAGTTAAAAGAAGTAATCCTTTTTGGATTAAACAGGCTCACCTATTTCTGCCGAGGGATTGATCATGTTGAGTTTCCCCAACTGAGAATTCTACGACTTCGTTGGCTAACACATTTCAGAACTTTCTGTCGAGAAGAGAATGCTGGTCGTCACCCATCATATGTATTTAATGATAAG GTCTCATTTCCTAGTCTGGAGACGCTTGAAGTGTCTGAACTGGACAGTGTAGAGGAGTTATGGTCTAGCCAGCTTCCAACGAGCCAGTTTGGAAAACTAAAATATCTCAGAGTCGAGAAATGTCACAAACTGGTGAACATTTTTCCATCAGATTTGGAAACACTATTTCCGAATCTGGAAAAGTTAGAAGTGGAGAAGTGCGATTCACTTGAACAGGTGTGGGGTTCAAAAGGGATACAAATACGAAACCTAAAAAGTATAATCGTATACGACTGTCCAAGTTTGATGAATTTATGCTCTTTGTACACATTCAAAGGTCTTTCAAATCTACAGATTATAGATATATCCAACTGCAAATTGATGGTGAACGTAGTTGCAGACGAGAACAAAGATGGAATAACAATTGAACCTCTTTCTGTCAACAAACTCGAACAATTGAATCTTGCATTTCTGCCAAATCTTAATTGCTTTTCTGAAACGAAATGTGACATTGAACTAACAGAACTAACACATGTGATTGTCAAAAGTTGTCCAGAAATGATCACTTTCTCTGAAAGTTCAGTTATTACTCCAAAGCTTCAGTTTGCAGTGGTTGAAGGCGTAAAGATGACCGGTGACCTAAATAGCACCATTCGTGCTGCACATGCTTTCTAG